In Roseimicrobium gellanilyticum, one genomic interval encodes:
- a CDS encoding DUF1501 domain-containing protein yields the protein MFRLPGHLAKDLCDSHLGSTRRDFLRVGGAGMIGLTLNNIFRAQAAAAGSSAAGSPGWGKAKNMVMIYLQGGPSHIDLWDPKENVPDKVRSAFKSIPTKIPGHNFTEILPKLAKVNDKFTMINSMSYTPNGLFNHTAAIYQIMTGYTTDKVSPSGQLEPPNAKDYPNFGSNIIRLRPMDEPMLPFVMLPRPLQESNVIGKGGTAGFLGKSFDPYTLYPDGDDMDMDKMSRIKIDDLQLRPDLFSVRLQRRAKLRNLINDQMPAIEAAVKDMSLDDYYSRALNLIASGRARDAFALSQEPDALRDAYGRNTFGQSLLLARRLVEAGTRVVEVIWPKVANSDNHSWDHHVGLTDRMKTRSGPMLDSGLSAFFADMDSRGLLDETLVVAIGEFGRSPEKGVSTSGNGNSADGRDHWPYCYTSIVAGAGIKRGYIHGKSDKTASAPAENPVHPAELLATIYHSFGIDPETIVHNHLNQPRELVKAKAVTQLFA from the coding sequence ATGTTCAGACTACCCGGACACTTGGCCAAAGACCTGTGCGACTCGCACCTCGGCAGCACGCGGCGTGACTTCCTGCGCGTCGGTGGCGCAGGCATGATTGGTCTCACCTTGAACAACATCTTCCGCGCCCAAGCGGCAGCCGCTGGCAGCAGCGCCGCTGGATCGCCCGGCTGGGGCAAGGCGAAGAACATGGTGATGATCTACCTGCAGGGTGGTCCGAGCCATATCGACCTCTGGGACCCCAAGGAGAATGTGCCGGACAAGGTGCGCAGCGCCTTCAAGTCCATCCCCACCAAGATCCCTGGCCACAACTTCACGGAGATCCTGCCGAAGCTCGCGAAGGTGAACGACAAGTTCACCATGATCAATTCCATGAGCTACACGCCGAATGGTCTCTTCAACCACACGGCGGCCATCTACCAAATCATGACCGGATACACCACGGACAAGGTGTCTCCCTCCGGCCAGCTTGAGCCGCCGAATGCGAAGGACTATCCGAACTTCGGCTCAAACATCATCCGCCTCCGTCCCATGGACGAGCCGATGCTTCCTTTCGTAATGCTGCCGCGTCCGCTGCAGGAATCGAACGTCATCGGCAAGGGCGGTACTGCCGGCTTCCTGGGCAAGAGCTTCGACCCCTACACGCTCTATCCGGATGGCGATGACATGGACATGGACAAGATGAGCCGCATCAAGATCGATGACTTGCAGCTCCGTCCCGACCTTTTCTCCGTGCGCCTCCAGCGCCGCGCCAAGCTGCGCAACCTCATCAACGACCAGATGCCTGCCATCGAGGCCGCGGTGAAGGACATGAGCCTGGATGACTACTACAGCCGCGCGCTGAACCTCATCGCCAGCGGTCGTGCCCGTGATGCCTTTGCCCTGAGCCAGGAGCCCGATGCCCTGCGCGATGCCTATGGCCGCAACACCTTCGGTCAAAGCTTGCTGCTCGCCCGTCGTCTGGTGGAAGCTGGCACCCGCGTGGTGGAAGTCATCTGGCCCAAGGTGGCGAACTCGGACAACCATTCCTGGGACCATCACGTGGGCCTCACGGACCGCATGAAGACCCGTTCGGGCCCCATGCTGGACTCCGGTCTGAGCGCCTTCTTCGCGGACATGGACAGCCGTGGTCTGCTGGATGAAACGCTCGTGGTGGCGATTGGTGAATTCGGTCGCAGCCCCGAAAAGGGCGTGAGCACCAGCGGCAACGGCAACAGCGCCGACGGCCGCGACCACTGGCCCTACTGCTACACCAGCATCGTGGCCGGCGCCGGCATCAAGCGCGGCTACATCCACGGCAAGTCGGACAAGACCGCCTCCGCTCCTGCGGAGAACCCGGTGCACCCCGCCGAATTGCTCGCGACCATCTACCACTCCTTCGGCATCGATCCGGAGACGATTGTGCACAACCACCTCAACCAACCTCGCGAACTCGTGAAGGCGAAGGCGGTGACGCAGTTGTTTGCGTAA